One segment of Mus caroli chromosome 6, CAROLI_EIJ_v1.1, whole genome shotgun sequence DNA contains the following:
- the Resf1 gene encoding retroelement silencing factor 1 isoform X1, with translation MNWNTKQENVAKPPPYSKTQSSILQHFLMTSTTSQSSFNYSPHNQEASQSSFNYSPHNQEACMYSGNSNSVSQPLLSGRNYITPQTQISVSNMPSRTIVASQSSMERVVSTNGKGPQQPNHNLQTVSSGVMQNVWLPSHTEATISHNPNGGTNMPYVHPPQNQLVTSDTYSVQLQMTPLHSGKVPMTHQGSQGLNHFIPDQLVDWTQYTSNELTYPEYRPPPKQYSYILPATTSLQVKNNQLPTYTQSLQSKHSVPLSSHQYAAEASKRLSALPYSCRYGNQHVQNAQPGSKHLPMEVPQSSEVHSSEKKKDTYRGFKQQWQNPNEKVSIGQFSEVKINTKQPYSESVRPSGDGVQALVQNNQEKRKYTYNPNTNQVIDTNATKEKLARDIKTLVEIKKKFSELARKIKINKSLLMAAGCSKTANTSYTEPIQHSEFSAKEMSAKNGNDCSMELLATCLSLWKNQPSKTTEENVPKPLEEKQCNTSRISTTVVGSSNPTNEVHVESFCSGAGNSQKMSSSQTVLPVLTPSCESSCVAVGKGTELQIAVVSPLVLLDTNTLPGKESVPEVLPETLYPVVKEGSVCSLQTQQTEAVALPFDVIGAVAGNNISAEIPLPVHKEKQHKPIQGDSDIADSNLGKHSPLGTEVLPKPMDSTIVSGPMLQIESICSLAEGDVSYNSQIAKIFNSVQTEPQKPSPNQVINSQQEQVYDTTENKDFSLQKDKCVQCTDVPHEVLEQPEPLQPEEPASSEYVEANREAIEESSREYTGRKESTAAIQQDPHPRETDMFNKSDHGLPAINEINDESEPISYLHDQLSELLKEFPYGIETFNRHEVSLDQQKTHKILENQTGGKTSNMSGDSTDQIKITVLNSEQIKELFPEDGQPCDKLAEPENKEIVEEVKSPSDSQVPREESHDLGMLDPEKDKIHCCALGWLSMVYEGVPQCHCSSTEKKGKDQCLDINSSKQGEQPCNSGITIFEINPVSDNSKTPLTQATEEGHFSAVHGEKTKASKTKDSREGQELACHFSAKCYKKDKKGNFKIRHDSSLKMEQKLKNISSKHDIPNPSKSNKIAAPEILHVTTSNSAKNMPFSKQASQESLQRKHTSQDLGPVKAPIELSSNTDPCRSNTSSVQSVSPEKKKLKFKAGGSRLKYFEKRKTDHVIIPDVEVKKKKYEKQEQNKNAGDTLKLCSILTESNERASVQEKTVPSPESSDPKGSSSKSTRVITVQEYLQRQKDKHVTGNNASRNLCVESVLCDSGHTKISKHSAAVSWRKLVEGQSISAETAKELEHNSSSNGKDFKIQHSEASRTHSVSDNNKGKFDGKQPDKMFNKTRKSNESNQMPLQLKEQRKQYLNRVAFKCTERESICLTKLDSASKKLSTEKKSGEYTPKTKDIDKPSMLEFKLCPDVLLKNTSTVDKQDDPGPEKEQAPVQVSGIKSTKEDWLKCIPTRTKMPESSQRDSADSRLSKRSLSADEFEILQNPVKESNIMFRTYKKMYLEKRSRSLGSSPVK, from the coding sequence ATGAATTGGAATACAAAACAAGAGAATGTTGCCAAACCCCCACCATATTCTAAAACCCAGTCATCTATCTTGCAGcattttttaatgacttctacaaCATCTCAAAGTTCTTTCAACTATTCTCCCCATAACCAAGAAGCATCTCAAAGTTCTTTCAACTATTCTCCCCATAACCAAGAAGCATGCATGTATTCTGGGAATTCAAATTCAGTTTCACAGCCACTTCTGAGTGGCAGAAATTATATAACTCCTCAGACTCAGATCTCTGTTTCTAATATGCCTAGCAGAACAATTGTGGCCTCGCAGTCTTCAATGGAAAGAGTTGTATCTACAAATGGTAAAGGACCACAACAACCAAACCACAATTTGCAAACAGTGTCTTCAGGAGTGATGCAGAATGTCTGGTTGCCTTCCCATACAGAAGCAACCATATCTCATAATCCCAACGGGGGGACTAATATGCCTTACGTGCATCCACCACAGAATCAGCTTGTCACATCAGATACCTATTCTGTGCAACTACAAATGACTCCTTTACATTCTGGAAAAGTACCTATGACACATCAAGGAAGTCAGGGACTTAATCACTTTATACCAGATCAGCTCGTTGACTGGACACAGTATACATCCAACGAACTTACTTATCCTGAATACAGGCCACCTCCAAAGCAATACTCCTACATACTGCCAGCTACTACATCATTACAAGTTAAAAATAATCAGCTCCCAACTTATACACAGAGCTTACAGTCAAAGCATTCTGTACCTTTGTCATCACATCAGTATGCTGCAGAAGCCAGCAAAAGACTCTCTGCCCTTCCTTACAGCTGTAGATATGGAAACCAACATGTGCAGAATGCTCAGCCTGGTTCTAAACACTTGCCTATGGAAGTTCCTCAGAGTTCAGAAGTGCACtcatctgaaaaaaagaaagatacttaTAGAGGCTTTAAGCAGCAGTGGCAGAACCCTAATGAGAAAGTCAGCATTGGACAATTCTCTGAGGTGAAAATAAATACCAAGCAGCCTTACAGTGAATCTGTTAGACCTTCTGGGGATGGTGTTCAGGCACTTGttcaaaataatcaagaaaaaagaaaatatacctaCAATCCAAATACAAATCAAGTAATAGATACAAATGCCACAAAAGAAAAGCTGGCGAGGGATATTAAAACTCTAGTAGAAATCAAAAAGAAGTTTTCAGAACTtgcaagaaaaattaaaattaataaaagtctTTTGATGGCAGCTGGTTGTAGTAAAACAGCTAATACTTCTTATACTGAACCAATTCAGCATTCTGAATTTTCAGCAAAAGAAATGTCTGCTAAAAATGGCAATGACTGTTCCATGGAATTGCTAGCAACATGTCTTTCTCTTTGGAAAAACCAACCTTCaaaaaccacagaagaaaatgttccaaAACCTTTAGAAGAAAAACAGTGTAACACATCAAGAATCAGTACAACAGTAGTGGGCAGTTCCAATCCCACAAATGAAGTTCATGTTGAGAGTTTTTGTTCCGGTGCTGGAAATTCTCAGAAAATGAGCTCATCACAAACAGTATTGCCAGTTCTCACACCGAGCTGTGAGTCTTCCTGTGTAGCTGTTGGAAAAGGAACAGAGCTTCAGATTGCTGTGGTGTCGCCTTTAGTTCTTTTAGATACTAATACCTTACCTGGAAAAGAGTCAGTGCCTGAAGTTTTACCTGAAACACTGTATCCAGTTGTTAAGGAAGGTAGTGTTTGTAGCTTACAAACCCAACAGACAGAAGCTGTTGCTTTACCTTTTGATGTTATAGGAGCTGTAGCAGGTAATAACATATCAGCAGAGATTCCTCTGCCTGTTCATAAGGAAAAGCAGCACAAACCAATACAGGGTGATTCAGACATAGCTGATAGCAACTTAGGAAAACACTCTCCCCTGGGCACTGAAGTTCTGCCTAAGCCTATGGACAGCACCATTGTGAGTGGACCTATGTTACAAATTGAAAGTATCTGTTCTCTTGCAGAAGGGGATGTATCTTACAATTCCCAGATAGCTAAGATATTCAACTCTGTACAAACTGAGCCCCAGAAACCTTCACCTAATCAGGTAATTAATAGTCAACAAGAACAAGTATATGATACCACTGAAAATAAAGACTTTAGCTTACAGAAAGATAAGTGTGTACAGTGCACAGATGTTCCTCATGAGGTCCTTGAGCAGCCAGAGCCTCTGCAGCCTGAAGAGCCAGCATCTAGTGAGTATGTGGAAGCAAACAGAGAAGCCATAGAGGAAAGCAGTAGGGAGTACACTGGTAGAAAAGAAAGTACAGCTGCTATTCAGCAGGATCCTCACCCTCGGGAAACTGATATGTTCAATAAGTCAGACCATGGTCTTCCTGCAATAAATGAGATTAATGATGAAAGTGAACCTATCTCATACCTACATGACCAACTGTCAGAGCTTTTAAAAGAGTTCCCTTATGGCATTGAAACTTTTAACAGACATGAAGTGTCTTTGGACCAACAAAAGACACATAAAATCTTAGAAAATCAAACTGGTGGTAAAACTAGTAATATGTCTGGGGATAGCACAGACCAAATAAAAATTACAGTATTAAACTCTGAACAAATCAAAGAACTATTTCCTGAAGATGGTCAGCCCTGTGACAAGTTGGCAGAACCTGAGAATAAAGAAATTGTTGAGGAAGTAAAGAGCCCATCTGACTCACAGGTCCCTAGAGAAGAAAGTCATGACCTTGGAATGTTGGACCCAGAGAAAGACAAAATCCATTGCTGTGCCTTGGGTTGGCTCTCAATGGTTTATGAAGGCGTGCCACAGTGTCATTGCAGTTCcacagaaaagaaggggaaagaccAGTGTTTGGACATCAACAGCAGCAAACAAGGAGAGCAGCCCTGCAATAGTGGAATCACTATTTTTGAAATTAACCCTGTTTCTGATAACTCAAAAACTCCTTTGACACAAGCAACTGAGGAAGGCCATTTTTCTGCAGTGCATGGTGAAAAGACCAAAGCATCTAAAACAAAAGACAGCAGGGAGGGACAGGAATTAGCCTGTCATTTTTCAGCTAAATGttacaaaaaagataaaaaaggtaattttaaaataaggcaTGATAGCTCACTGAAAATGGagcaaaaactaaaaaatatttcatctaaACATGACATACCAAACCCCTCAAAAAGCAATAAGATAGCAGCCCCTGAAATACTTCACGTAACAACTTCTAACTCTGCTAAAAATATGCCATTTTCTAAACAAGCCTCTCAGGAAAGCCTACAGAGAAAACACACATCCCAAGACTTGGGTCCAGTAAAAGCACCTATAGAACTTTCGTCAAACACAGATCCGTGCAGGAGTAATACCTCTTCAGTACAGTCAGTatcaccagaaaagaaaaaactaaaattcaaaGCAGGTGGCTCCAggttgaaatattttgaaaaaagaaagacgGACCACGTGATTATTCCAGATGTagaagtaaaaaagaagaaatatgaaaagcaagaacagaacaaaaatgcTGGAGACACACTCAAATTGTGCAGTATTCTTACAGAGTCAAATGAAAGAGCCAGTGTTCAAGAAAAGACTGTCCCAAGTCCTGAGTCCTCAGACCCAAAGGGTAGCTCCTCTAAGAGTACTAGAGTTATAACAGTGCAGGAATATTTACAAcggcagaaagacaaacatgtaaCTGGGAATAATGCTTCCAGAAACCTCTGTGTAGAAAGTGTGTTATGTGACTCAGGGCACACGAAGATCAGTAAGCATTCTGCAGCAGTAAGCTGGAGAAAGTTAGTTGAGGGGCAGAGTATCAGTGCAGAGACCGCAAAAGAACTGGAACATAATTCTAGCAGCAATGGTAAAGACTTCAAGATCCAGCACTCTGAGGCGTCTAGAACACACAGTGTGTCagataataataaaggaaagttTGATGGGAAGCAGCCTGACAAAATGTTTAATAAGACCAGAAAGAGTAATGAGTCCAACCAGATGCCTCTCCAgctaaaagaacaaaggaaacagtACCTGAATCGAGTTGCATTTAAATGCACAGAACGGGAAAGCATATGTCTCACCAAATTGGATAGTGCATCCAAGAAGCTTAGTACAGAGAAAAAGAGTGGGGAATATACACCCAAGacaaaagacatagacaaacctAGTATGCTGGAGTTTAAATTATGTCCAGATGTGCTATTGAAGAATACAA
- the Resf1 gene encoding retroelement silencing factor 1 isoform X2 encodes MNWNTKQENVAKPPPYSKTQSSILQHFLMTSTTSQSSFNYSPHNQEASQSSFNYSPHNQEACMYSGNSNSVSQPLLSGRNYITPQTQISVSNMPSRTIVASQSSMERVVSTNGKGPQQPNHNLQTVSSGVMQNVWLPSHTEATISHNPNGGTNMPYVHPPQNQLVTSDTYSVQLQMTPLHSGKVPMTHQGSQGLNHFIPDQLVDWTQYTSNELTYPEYRPPPKQYSYILPATTSLQVKNNQLPTYTQSLQSKHSVPLSSHQYAAEASKRLSALPYSCRYGNQHVQNAQPGSKHLPMEVPQSSEVHSSEKKKDTYRGFKQQWQNPNEKVSIGQFSEVKINTKQPYSESVRPSGDGVQALVQNNQEKRKYTYNPNTNQVIDTNATKEKLARDIKTLVEIKKKFSELARKIKINKSLLMAAGCSKTANTSYTEPIQHSEFSAKEMSAKNGNDCSMELLATCLSLWKNQPSKTTEENVPKPLEEKQCNTSRISTTVVGSSNPTNEVHVESFCSGAGNSQKMSSSQTVLPVLTPSCESSCVAVGKGTELQIAVVSPLVLLDTNTLPGKESVPEVLPETLYPVVKEGSVCSLQTQQTEAVALPFDVIGAVAGNNISAEIPLPVHKEKQHKPIQGDSDIADSNLGKHSPLGTEVLPKPMDSTIVSGPMLQIESICSLAEGDVSYNSQIAKIFNSVQTEPQKPSPNQVINSQQEQVYDTTENKDFSLQKDKCVQCTDVPHEVLEQPEPLQPEEPASSEYVEANREAIEESSREYTGRKESTAAIQQDPHPRETDMFNKSDHGLPAINEINDESEPISYLHDQLSELLKEFPYGIETFNRHEVSLDQQKTHKILENQTGGKTSNMSGDSTDQIKITVLNSEQIKELFPEDGQPCDKLAEPENKEIVEEVKSPSDSQVPREESHDLGMLDPEKDKIHCCALGWLSMVYEGVPQCHCSSTEKKGKDQCLDINSSKQGEQPCNSGITIFEINPVSDNSKTPLTQATEEGHFSAVHGEKTKASKTKDSREGQELACHFSAKCYKKDKKGNFKIRHDSSLKMEQKLKNISSKHDIPNPSKSNKIAAPEILHVTTSNSAKNMPFSKQASQESLQRKHTSQDLGPVKAPIELSSNTDPCRSNTSSVQSVSPEKKKLKFKAGGSRLKYFEKRKTDHVIIPDVEVKKKKYEKQEQNKNAGDTLKLCSILTESNERASVQEKTVPSPESSDPKGSSSKSTRVITVQEYLQRQKDKHVTGNNASRNLCVESVLCDSGHTKISKHSAAVSWRKLVEGQSISAETAKELEHNSSSNGKDFKIQHSEASRTHSVSDNNKGKFDGKQPDKMFNKTRKSNESNQMPLQLKEQRKQYLNRVAFKCTERESICLTKLDSASKKLSTEKKSGEYTPKTKDIDKPSMLEFKLCPDVLLKNTSTVDKQDDPGPEKEQAPVQVSGIKSTKEDWLKCIPTRTKMPESSQRVLTQDFLREASVRMNLKYYKTQ; translated from the coding sequence ATGAATTGGAATACAAAACAAGAGAATGTTGCCAAACCCCCACCATATTCTAAAACCCAGTCATCTATCTTGCAGcattttttaatgacttctacaaCATCTCAAAGTTCTTTCAACTATTCTCCCCATAACCAAGAAGCATCTCAAAGTTCTTTCAACTATTCTCCCCATAACCAAGAAGCATGCATGTATTCTGGGAATTCAAATTCAGTTTCACAGCCACTTCTGAGTGGCAGAAATTATATAACTCCTCAGACTCAGATCTCTGTTTCTAATATGCCTAGCAGAACAATTGTGGCCTCGCAGTCTTCAATGGAAAGAGTTGTATCTACAAATGGTAAAGGACCACAACAACCAAACCACAATTTGCAAACAGTGTCTTCAGGAGTGATGCAGAATGTCTGGTTGCCTTCCCATACAGAAGCAACCATATCTCATAATCCCAACGGGGGGACTAATATGCCTTACGTGCATCCACCACAGAATCAGCTTGTCACATCAGATACCTATTCTGTGCAACTACAAATGACTCCTTTACATTCTGGAAAAGTACCTATGACACATCAAGGAAGTCAGGGACTTAATCACTTTATACCAGATCAGCTCGTTGACTGGACACAGTATACATCCAACGAACTTACTTATCCTGAATACAGGCCACCTCCAAAGCAATACTCCTACATACTGCCAGCTACTACATCATTACAAGTTAAAAATAATCAGCTCCCAACTTATACACAGAGCTTACAGTCAAAGCATTCTGTACCTTTGTCATCACATCAGTATGCTGCAGAAGCCAGCAAAAGACTCTCTGCCCTTCCTTACAGCTGTAGATATGGAAACCAACATGTGCAGAATGCTCAGCCTGGTTCTAAACACTTGCCTATGGAAGTTCCTCAGAGTTCAGAAGTGCACtcatctgaaaaaaagaaagatacttaTAGAGGCTTTAAGCAGCAGTGGCAGAACCCTAATGAGAAAGTCAGCATTGGACAATTCTCTGAGGTGAAAATAAATACCAAGCAGCCTTACAGTGAATCTGTTAGACCTTCTGGGGATGGTGTTCAGGCACTTGttcaaaataatcaagaaaaaagaaaatatacctaCAATCCAAATACAAATCAAGTAATAGATACAAATGCCACAAAAGAAAAGCTGGCGAGGGATATTAAAACTCTAGTAGAAATCAAAAAGAAGTTTTCAGAACTtgcaagaaaaattaaaattaataaaagtctTTTGATGGCAGCTGGTTGTAGTAAAACAGCTAATACTTCTTATACTGAACCAATTCAGCATTCTGAATTTTCAGCAAAAGAAATGTCTGCTAAAAATGGCAATGACTGTTCCATGGAATTGCTAGCAACATGTCTTTCTCTTTGGAAAAACCAACCTTCaaaaaccacagaagaaaatgttccaaAACCTTTAGAAGAAAAACAGTGTAACACATCAAGAATCAGTACAACAGTAGTGGGCAGTTCCAATCCCACAAATGAAGTTCATGTTGAGAGTTTTTGTTCCGGTGCTGGAAATTCTCAGAAAATGAGCTCATCACAAACAGTATTGCCAGTTCTCACACCGAGCTGTGAGTCTTCCTGTGTAGCTGTTGGAAAAGGAACAGAGCTTCAGATTGCTGTGGTGTCGCCTTTAGTTCTTTTAGATACTAATACCTTACCTGGAAAAGAGTCAGTGCCTGAAGTTTTACCTGAAACACTGTATCCAGTTGTTAAGGAAGGTAGTGTTTGTAGCTTACAAACCCAACAGACAGAAGCTGTTGCTTTACCTTTTGATGTTATAGGAGCTGTAGCAGGTAATAACATATCAGCAGAGATTCCTCTGCCTGTTCATAAGGAAAAGCAGCACAAACCAATACAGGGTGATTCAGACATAGCTGATAGCAACTTAGGAAAACACTCTCCCCTGGGCACTGAAGTTCTGCCTAAGCCTATGGACAGCACCATTGTGAGTGGACCTATGTTACAAATTGAAAGTATCTGTTCTCTTGCAGAAGGGGATGTATCTTACAATTCCCAGATAGCTAAGATATTCAACTCTGTACAAACTGAGCCCCAGAAACCTTCACCTAATCAGGTAATTAATAGTCAACAAGAACAAGTATATGATACCACTGAAAATAAAGACTTTAGCTTACAGAAAGATAAGTGTGTACAGTGCACAGATGTTCCTCATGAGGTCCTTGAGCAGCCAGAGCCTCTGCAGCCTGAAGAGCCAGCATCTAGTGAGTATGTGGAAGCAAACAGAGAAGCCATAGAGGAAAGCAGTAGGGAGTACACTGGTAGAAAAGAAAGTACAGCTGCTATTCAGCAGGATCCTCACCCTCGGGAAACTGATATGTTCAATAAGTCAGACCATGGTCTTCCTGCAATAAATGAGATTAATGATGAAAGTGAACCTATCTCATACCTACATGACCAACTGTCAGAGCTTTTAAAAGAGTTCCCTTATGGCATTGAAACTTTTAACAGACATGAAGTGTCTTTGGACCAACAAAAGACACATAAAATCTTAGAAAATCAAACTGGTGGTAAAACTAGTAATATGTCTGGGGATAGCACAGACCAAATAAAAATTACAGTATTAAACTCTGAACAAATCAAAGAACTATTTCCTGAAGATGGTCAGCCCTGTGACAAGTTGGCAGAACCTGAGAATAAAGAAATTGTTGAGGAAGTAAAGAGCCCATCTGACTCACAGGTCCCTAGAGAAGAAAGTCATGACCTTGGAATGTTGGACCCAGAGAAAGACAAAATCCATTGCTGTGCCTTGGGTTGGCTCTCAATGGTTTATGAAGGCGTGCCACAGTGTCATTGCAGTTCcacagaaaagaaggggaaagaccAGTGTTTGGACATCAACAGCAGCAAACAAGGAGAGCAGCCCTGCAATAGTGGAATCACTATTTTTGAAATTAACCCTGTTTCTGATAACTCAAAAACTCCTTTGACACAAGCAACTGAGGAAGGCCATTTTTCTGCAGTGCATGGTGAAAAGACCAAAGCATCTAAAACAAAAGACAGCAGGGAGGGACAGGAATTAGCCTGTCATTTTTCAGCTAAATGttacaaaaaagataaaaaaggtaattttaaaataaggcaTGATAGCTCACTGAAAATGGagcaaaaactaaaaaatatttcatctaaACATGACATACCAAACCCCTCAAAAAGCAATAAGATAGCAGCCCCTGAAATACTTCACGTAACAACTTCTAACTCTGCTAAAAATATGCCATTTTCTAAACAAGCCTCTCAGGAAAGCCTACAGAGAAAACACACATCCCAAGACTTGGGTCCAGTAAAAGCACCTATAGAACTTTCGTCAAACACAGATCCGTGCAGGAGTAATACCTCTTCAGTACAGTCAGTatcaccagaaaagaaaaaactaaaattcaaaGCAGGTGGCTCCAggttgaaatattttgaaaaaagaaagacgGACCACGTGATTATTCCAGATGTagaagtaaaaaagaagaaatatgaaaagcaagaacagaacaaaaatgcTGGAGACACACTCAAATTGTGCAGTATTCTTACAGAGTCAAATGAAAGAGCCAGTGTTCAAGAAAAGACTGTCCCAAGTCCTGAGTCCTCAGACCCAAAGGGTAGCTCCTCTAAGAGTACTAGAGTTATAACAGTGCAGGAATATTTACAAcggcagaaagacaaacatgtaaCTGGGAATAATGCTTCCAGAAACCTCTGTGTAGAAAGTGTGTTATGTGACTCAGGGCACACGAAGATCAGTAAGCATTCTGCAGCAGTAAGCTGGAGAAAGTTAGTTGAGGGGCAGAGTATCAGTGCAGAGACCGCAAAAGAACTGGAACATAATTCTAGCAGCAATGGTAAAGACTTCAAGATCCAGCACTCTGAGGCGTCTAGAACACACAGTGTGTCagataataataaaggaaagttTGATGGGAAGCAGCCTGACAAAATGTTTAATAAGACCAGAAAGAGTAATGAGTCCAACCAGATGCCTCTCCAgctaaaagaacaaaggaaacagtACCTGAATCGAGTTGCATTTAAATGCACAGAACGGGAAAGCATATGTCTCACCAAATTGGATAGTGCATCCAAGAAGCTTAGTACAGAGAAAAAGAGTGGGGAATATACACCCAAGacaaaagacatagacaaacctAGTATGCTGGAGTTTAAATTATGTCCAGATGTGCTATTGAAGAATACAA